A segment of the Staphylococcus ratti genome:
AGCGAAGCTACGAATCGAAGCCCCAGTAAACGGCGGCCGTAACTATAACGGTCCTAAGGTAGCGAAATTCCTTGTCGGGTAAGTTCCGACCCGCACGAAAGGCGTAACGATTTGGGCACTGTCTCAACGAGAGACTCGGTGAAATCATAGTACCGGTGAAGATGCCGGTTACCCGCGACAGGACGGAAAGACCCCGTGGAGCTTTACTGTAGCCTGATATTGAAATTCGGTACAGTTTGTACAGGATAGGTAGGAGCCTTAGAAGCGTGAGCGCTAGCTTACGTGGAGGCATTGGTGGGATACTACCCTAATTGTATTGGATTTCTAACCCGCAACTCTTATCGAGTTGGGAGACAGTGTCAGGCGGGCAGTTTGACTGGGGCGGTCGCCTCCTAAAGTGTAACGGAGGCGCTCAAAGGTTCCCTCAGAATGGTTGGAAATCATTCATAGAGTGTAAAGGCATAAGGGAGCTTGACTGCGAGACCTACAAGTCGAGCAGGGTCGAAAGACGGACTTAGTGATCCGGTGGTTCCGCATGGAAGGGCCATCGCTCAACGGATAAAAGCTACCCCGGGGATAACAGGCTTATCTCCCCCAAGAGTTCACATCGACGGGGAGGTTTGGCACCTCGATGTCGGCTCATCGCATCCTGGGGCTGTAGTCGGTCCCAAGGGTTGGGCTGTTCGCCCATTAAAGCGGTACGCGAGCTGGGTTCAGAACGTCGTGAGACAGTTCGGTCCCTATCCGTCGTGGGCGTAGGAAATTTGAGAGGCGCTGTCCTTAGTACGAGAGGACCGGGATGGACATACCTCTGGTGTACCAGTTGTCGTGCCAACGGCATAGCTGGGTAGCTATGTATGGACGGGATAAGTGCTGAAAGCATCTAAGCATGAAGCCCCCCTCAAGATGAGATTTCCCAACTTCGGTTATAAGATCCCTCAAAGATGATGAGGTTAATAGGTTCGAGGTGGAAGCGTAGCGATACGTGGAGCTGACGAATACTAATCGATCGAAGACTTAATCAAATTAGTTCATAAGGTAATGCTTGTGAAAATCTACTTACTATCTAGTTTTGAATGTATAACATTCAAAGTCACTTTACGAAGTGAAAACGTTTGACATAAAGTAAAACATTGTTTGGTGACAATAGCAAAGAGGTCACACCTGTTCCCATGCCGAACACAGAAGTTAAGCTCTTTAGCGCCGATGGTAGTCGGACTTACGTTCCGCGAGAGTAGGACGTTGCCAAGCATTATATTGGAGAATTAGCTCAGCTGGGAGAGCATCTGCCTTACAAGCAGAGGGTCGGCGGTTCGAACCCGTCATTCTCCACCAATTTAATAGCCGGCCTAGCTCAATTGGTAGAGCAACTGACTTGTAATCAGTAGGTTGGGGGTTCAAGTCCTCTGGCCGGCACCATGTGAGAGCCATTAGCTCAGTTGGTAGAGCATCTGACTTTTAATCAGAGGGTCAGAGGTTCGAATCCTCTATGGCTCACCATTTATGCGGGTGTGGCGGAATTGGCAGACGCACTAGACTTAGGATCTAGCGCCTTACGGCGTGGGGGTTCGACTCCCTTCACCCGCATTATGCAGAAGTAGTTCAGCGGTAGAATACAACCTTGCCAAGGTTGGGGTCGCGGGTTCGAATCCCGTCTTCTGCTCCATTTATTTTGCCGGGGTGGCGGAACTGGCAGACGCACAGGACTTAAAATCCTGCGGTGAGAGATCACCGTACCGGTTCGATTCCGGTCCTCGGCACCATTTTAATATGCGCCCGTAGCTCAATTGGATAGAGCGTTTGACTACGGATCAAAAGGTTATGGGTTCGACTCCTATCGGGCGCGCTACCATAGCATTCCGGGAAGTAGCTCAGCTTGGTAGAGCACTTGGTTTGGGACCAAGGGGTCGCAGGTTCAAATCCTGTCTTCCCGACTTCTTAAAAACACTATTATTGTATGGGGGCTTAGCTCAGCTGGGAGAGCGCCTGCTTTGCACGCAGGAGGTCAGCGGTTCGATCCCGCTAGTCTCCACCATTTAAATTAATATCATACAACTTTTTTAAGGCGGCGTAGCTCAGCTGGCTAGAGCGTACGGTTCATACCCGTGAGGTCGGGGGTTCGATCCCCTCCGCCGCCACTAATTATAGTTGATAGAAATGATTATTCGGACCTTTAGCTCAGTTGGTTAGAGCTAACGGCTCATAACCGTTCGGTCGCAGGTTCGAGTCCTGCAAGGTCCATATAATTTTGGAGGAATACCCAAGTCTGGCTGAAGGGATCGGTCTTGAAAACCGACAGGGGCTTAACGGCTCGCGGGGGTTCGAATCCCTCTTCCTCCGCCATTATTTTAAATTTCTATTAACGCGGGATGGAGCAGTTCGGTAGCTCGTCGGGCTCATAACCCGAAGATCGGTGGTTCAAATCCGCCTCCCGCAATATTTGGTCCCGTAGTGGAGCGGTTTAACACGCCTGCCTGTCACGCAGGAGATCGCGGGTTCGATTCCCGTCGGGACCGCCATTATAATATGATATGGTTCAGTAGCTCAGTCGGTAGAGCAAAGGACTGAAAATCCTTGTGTCGGCGGTTCGATTCCGTCCTGAACCACCATTTTTTTGCATTTTGCCGGCCTAGCTCAATTGGTAGAGCAACTGACTTGTAATCAGTAGGTTGGGGGTTCAAGTCCTCTGGCCGGCACCATTATCGGAGGGGTAGCGAAGTGGCTAAACGCGGCGGACTGTAAATCCGCTCCTTCGGGTTCGGCAGTTCGAATCTGCCCCCCTCCACCATTATGTTTATAGGGGCATAGTTCAACGGTAGAATAGAGGTCTCCAAAACCTTTGATGTGGGTTCGATTCCTACTGCCCCTGCCATGGCGGTTGTGGCGAAGTGGTTAACGCATCGGATTGTGGTTCCGACATTCGTGGGTTCGATTCCCATCAACCGCCCTTTATTTAAAATTAATGGGCTATAGCCAAGCGGTAAGGCAACGGACTTTGACTCCGTCACTCGCTGGTTCGAATCCAGCTAGCCCAGTTCCTTTTGGCGGCATAGCCAAGTGGTAAGGCCGAGGTCTGCAAAACCTCTATTCACCGGTTCAAATCCGGTTGCCGCCTCCATTTTAGTTAAAATATGCGGGAGTAGTTCAATTTTAGAACACTTTTCTTCCTGAAAAGAGGTATAGGTGCAAGTCCTATCTTCCGCTCCAATTTAATTCAATGATTAATATGCGGGAGTAGTTCAACTCTTAGAATACTTTCCTTCCCGGAAAGTGATATAGGTGTAAATCCTATCTTCCGCTCCAATTTTATTTATTATTAAGATTTGCGGGAGTAGTTCAACTTTTAGAACACTTTTCTTCCTGAAAAGAGGTATAGGTGTGAATCCTATCTTCCGCTCCAATTGTTGCTTCCAACCTGAATGGGAGTTTTTTTGTACTAGCCGGTGTGGCGGAATTGGCAGACGCGCGGGACTCAAAATCCCGTGTCTTTACAGACGTGTCGGTTCGACCCCGACCACCGGTATAAATATTTTTTTGCGCAATGTTGCGTATTAGAAACCCTACATAAATAGGGTTTCTTTTTTTGCTGTAAAATAGAATTCTGATCTGAAACTGTAATGGCACCAAGCTAAATTTACAATTAACATGTCGTATTCTCTTTTCATTTTCAGCATATTTCTCTACTTTTACTTCTTCATTTGCTTTCTTTCCCACGTTATTACTACGATAGCAGCTTGTAATTTAAGTAGTTTATTAAGTATTACTTGCTAAATTCTATAGATAAATATAGACATTTTTATTTAAATTTTGTAAAAAAATACAAATTTTGATTATTCTTAAAATGTTTGGGTAATATTTATAATATTCTAACATTTTAGAATAAAAGATGCTGACACATTGAAAGTATTCTTAATGTATTAGCATCACATTTAACCGAAAAGAAAGGGGAAGATAATATGAAGTTAAAGCTTTTAGACAAATTTATTTATCTAAGTATTGCATTATTAATAACATCATTGATTACTGCACCTATAGGAAATGCAATGACAACATCTAGTGGAAATACGTACGGTGTGAATCAAAGTAATTCGAATAATCAAAACTTTTACAAGAATAAGGCACCTATCATTCTTGTACCTGGTTTTAATTCTTATGTTGATGATAAAAAACCTTCATATTTGGCAAAATATTGGGGGGGAACAAAATATGATATACCTCAAAATTTAGAAAAATCAGGTTATCGTACATTTGAAGCAGATATTGGAGCACTCTCAAGTAATTACGAAAGGGCAGTTGAATTATACTATTTTATCAAAGGCGGTCGTGTAGACTACGGAGCAGCTCATGCCAAAAAATATGGGCATAAAAGGTATGGGGCAACGTATGAGGGTGTATATCCTGAATGGAGTCCTGAAAAGCCCGTTCATCTCGTTTCACATAGTATGGGGGGACAAACAATTCGCATGTTAGAACACTTATTGCGATATGGTTCTCAGGAGGAAATAAAATATCATAAAGTTCATGGTGGAAAAGCGTCTGACTTATTCCGAAATAAAACGGACACGCAAATACTTAGTATGACAACGTTAAGTGCCCCGCATAATGGCACATATGCTTCTGATGAATTAGGGAATGAGGCTTTTGTAAAACAATGTTTTTACCTCTATGTTGTATTGAAAGGAAATGCTAATTCTCGTGTGAATTTTGGATTAGATCAATGGGGTTTACGTCAGAAAAAAGGTGAATCTAGTAGTGACTACGCTAAAAGAGTGATGCATTCTAAGATTTGGAAAACAAAAGATCATGGCTTCTATGATTTAACAACTGAAGGAGCAAGGAAAATCAACCAACAAACGAACATTAACCCTAAAATATACTATACATCGTATGCAGCAGAAGCTACGCATAAAAATATAATGGGAAAATACAAAGCAGATTACAGTATGTTTTTCCCACTTGTTTTGACAGCGAATGTGATAGGCAAGGTTAGCGATACGTCTTGGAGAGAAAACGATGGATTAATTTCTATAACGTCAGCACAACATCCATATAACCAGCCTTTTAAAAAAGCTGGACCTAAACAGGAGAAAGGTATTTGGCAAGTAATGCCAACATTACATGATTGGGATCATGCAGATTTAGTTGGACAGGATGAAGTTGATACTAACCGTACAAAAGAAGAATTGGAAGATATGTATAAAAATATAGCAGAACGCTTAGTACAAGCTGAAAAATCTAAAAGTGGAGAGGAGCAATAATTATGTCTGGAGATTTATTAGATTTAATAGGATCATTTTTTAGAGTGTTAAAAGTATTATTTTTCTAATCTGACACGATTGTAGTATACATGAGCTAAAATTATCAAAAATTTTAAAAGCTATATTAACACAACAATGTTTCATATCTGTTGTGGCCAAAATGACTTAGAGATGTAAGGGCGGGACGACGAAATCAAATAGATTTCTGTCCCGCTTTTAAAATGAGAAAATAGCTGTTAAAAAGCACAGTAGCTGTCTGGATTGAACTGCGCTTGCCAGCTTATTCAATCCTAGTCAGCCTTGTCGGGGTGGGACGACGAAATCAAATAGATTTCTGTCCCGCCTTTAAAATGAGAAAATAGCTGTTAAAAAGCACAGTAGCTGTCTGGATTGAACTGCGCTTGCCAGCTTATTCAATCCTAGTCAGCTTTGTGGGGGCGGGACGACGAAATCAAATAGATTTCTGTCCCGCTCCCTTTTTAGGTTAGGCGTATATGACTATGCTTACTGATGCTTATGTATTTACTGATTTTTGCATATTTAAAAAATAAAAGAAATCATAGATATCCGATTGTGGCATGTCTTTGAATGTATTATGATATACATATTAGTTTTGTTGAGGAGGAGCAAAAATTGCCAAAAGTGAAACAATCCCGAAAGCAATTTTTTACAAACATACTTAATGCGGTAGGTGCAGGTGTAGTTATTGCATTGTTGCCAAATGCATTATTAGGGGAATTACTGAAATTTTTTAAAGATGGCCAACCTACACTAGAATTAATGTATCAGCTGGTTGTAATTATTCAATCTTTCATGGCATTTATTATTGGTGCGCTAGCTGCACATGCCTTTAAATTCTCTGGACCTGGCATTGTCATTACAGGGGTATCAGCGATGCTTGGTTCAGGAGCGGTCCAATTTAAAGGGAATGCAATTGTACTTCAAGGTATTGGCGACATTATTAATGTTATCCTTGTTGTGATGCTTGCTTGTTGTCTATTTATTATTTTAAAAGATAAATTCGGCTCATTAGAAATGATTATTTTGCCTGTACTCATCCCAGTTTTCTCTGGTTTAGTCGGTTTATTAATATTGCCTCATGTAAGAAAAGTAACGCAGGCATTAGGTGCAATGATTCAGTCATTTACCGATTTGAATCCTTTAATGATGAGTATCCTGATTTCAATGACGTTTGCGTTGTTAATGGTAACACCGATATCTTTAGTTGCGATTGCGACGGCGATTTCTTTAGAAGGTCTTGGCAGTGGTGCAGGTAATATGGGTATTGTTGCTGCATGTGTTACGTTTATTTTTGGCTCATTAGGTGTCAATAAACTCGGCGTTAATATTGTGCTTATTATTGGAGCAGCTAAAATGATGATTCCGGTTTATTTGAAGCATCCAATTATTATGGTTCCGCTCGCTATAAATGGTGCGATTGCAGGGACACTGACTTACTTAATTGGGATTAAAGGTACACCGATGTCTGCTGGTTTT
Coding sequences within it:
- the lip gene encoding YSIRK-targeted triacylglycerol lipase, with the translated sequence MKLKLLDKFIYLSIALLITSLITAPIGNAMTTSSGNTYGVNQSNSNNQNFYKNKAPIILVPGFNSYVDDKKPSYLAKYWGGTKYDIPQNLEKSGYRTFEADIGALSSNYERAVELYYFIKGGRVDYGAAHAKKYGHKRYGATYEGVYPEWSPEKPVHLVSHSMGGQTIRMLEHLLRYGSQEEIKYHKVHGGKASDLFRNKTDTQILSMTTLSAPHNGTYASDELGNEAFVKQCFYLYVVLKGNANSRVNFGLDQWGLRQKKGESSSDYAKRVMHSKIWKTKDHGFYDLTTEGARKINQQTNINPKIYYTSYAAEATHKNIMGKYKADYSMFFPLVLTANVIGKVSDTSWRENDGLISITSAQHPYNQPFKKAGPKQEKGIWQVMPTLHDWDHADLVGQDEVDTNRTKEELEDMYKNIAERLVQAEKSKSGEEQ
- a CDS encoding PTS transporter subunit IIC encodes the protein MPKVKQSRKQFFTNILNAVGAGVVIALLPNALLGELLKFFKDGQPTLELMYQLVVIIQSFMAFIIGALAAHAFKFSGPGIVITGVSAMLGSGAVQFKGNAIVLQGIGDIINVILVVMLACCLFIILKDKFGSLEMIILPVLIPVFSGLVGLLILPHVRKVTQALGAMIQSFTDLNPLMMSILISMTFALLMVTPISLVAIATAISLEGLGSGAGNMGIVAACVTFIFGSLGVNKLGVNIVLIIGAAKMMIPVYLKHPIIMVPLAINGAIAGTLTYLIGIKGTPMSAGFGYTGLVGPLNAFARMNGEPIMNIVLLTFGYLIIPFTFGFIVHQLCKKWLPGYSDDIYRFEIPKQ